In one window of Aerosakkonema funiforme FACHB-1375 DNA:
- the petE gene encoding plastocyanin, producing the protein MDFVAAISRRLKLAFLSILLVACTFVLLTPPAAADTVTVKMGKDNGMLAFDPPKVTIKPGDTIEWLNNKLPPHNIVFDGAKNPAKSADLAKSLSHKGLLMKPGQKFQVTFPADAPAGVYTYYCEPHRGAGMVGTITVQG; encoded by the coding sequence ATGGACTTCGTAGCTGCTATTTCACGGCGCTTAAAACTAGCATTTTTGAGCATCTTGTTGGTCGCTTGTACCTTCGTGTTGCTGACTCCCCCCGCTGCCGCCGATACCGTCACGGTCAAAATGGGGAAAGATAATGGAATGTTGGCCTTCGATCCCCCTAAAGTCACCATCAAACCGGGTGACACTATAGAGTGGTTAAACAATAAACTTCCTCCCCACAATATCGTCTTCGATGGGGCAAAAAATCCCGCTAAAAGTGCAGACCTCGCCAAGAGTCTGTCTCATAAGGGTTTATTGATGAAACCCGGTCAGAAGTTCCAAGTTACTTTCCCAGCAGACGCACCAGCAGGCGTATATACCTACTACTGCGAACCGCATCGCGGTGCTGGTATGGTGGGCACAATTACTGTTCAAGGTTAA
- the petJ gene encoding cytochrome c6 PetJ: MRRFVSAVLLTIAVLTFAFGRPALAGNAANGAKIFSANCSACHMGGNNVIMANKNLKKDALKKYGMNSLEAIKTQVTNGKNAMPSFRGRLNAQQIEDVATYVLSQAEKGW, from the coding sequence TTGAGAAGATTTGTATCTGCTGTACTGCTAACAATCGCAGTTTTGACATTTGCCTTCGGACGTCCTGCCCTTGCAGGAAATGCAGCAAATGGTGCGAAAATATTTTCTGCCAATTGCTCTGCCTGCCATATGGGCGGTAACAACGTCATTATGGCTAATAAAAACCTGAAGAAAGATGCTTTGAAGAAATATGGTATGAACTCACTAGAAGCAATCAAAACTCAGGTGACAAATGGTAAAAATGCCATGCCATCTTTTCGCGGTCGTTTGAACGCGCAGCAGATAGAAGATGTAGCCACTTATGTGCTGAGTCAAGCAGAAAAGGGCTGGTAA
- a CDS encoding rhomboid family intramembrane serine protease: protein MVPLRDENPTRITPYVTYGLIAANILVFLYELSLPPQQLQGFFHVAAVVPRELSASFSGIPASYGLPVNYGLPEWMTLFTSQFLHGGFLHLAGNMLFLWIFGNNVEDKLGHVKYLFFYLTCGALAALAQWFFATGSIVPSLGASGAIAGVLGAYILRFPKARILTLFGYFVGYVPAYFFLGWWFVQQAFYGIASLNAPANIGMEGGGIAYWAHAGGFVVGAILAPLLGLFADRSESEQF from the coding sequence GTGGTTCCCCTTCGCGATGAAAATCCGACCCGCATCACTCCGTATGTTACTTACGGGTTGATTGCTGCTAATATTCTGGTTTTTTTATACGAACTGAGTTTACCGCCGCAACAATTGCAAGGATTTTTCCATGTGGCGGCAGTGGTACCGCGAGAGTTAAGCGCTAGCTTTTCGGGCATACCCGCCAGTTATGGACTGCCAGTAAATTACGGACTGCCGGAGTGGATGACTCTGTTTACTTCGCAATTTCTGCACGGCGGTTTTTTACACCTGGCGGGCAATATGTTGTTTTTGTGGATTTTTGGTAACAATGTTGAAGACAAGCTGGGTCACGTCAAATATTTGTTTTTTTATTTGACTTGTGGTGCGTTGGCGGCATTAGCTCAGTGGTTTTTTGCTACTGGTTCGATCGTACCTTCTTTGGGTGCCAGCGGTGCGATCGCAGGAGTTCTGGGAGCTTATATTCTCAGATTCCCCAAGGCACGCATCCTTACACTTTTCGGTTATTTTGTGGGCTATGTTCCCGCTTACTTCTTTTTGGGTTGGTGGTTTGTCCAGCAAGCTTTCTACGGGATTGCCAGCCTCAACGCTCCTGCTAACATCGGTATGGAAGGTGGTGGAATTGCCTACTGGGCACACGCCGGCGGCTTTGTCGTCGGAGCAATTTTAGCGCCTTTATTGGGATTATTTGCCGATCGCTCTGAATCCGAGCAGTTTTAA
- a CDS encoding GumC family protein, with amino-acid sequence MASPIVKRYLIAFDQHKWKGVAACILIMGGAGFVALQPAPPKQYEAQGLLSYTQPPVIISKTGSDIQQQAQGINVDALANDDVKATAAKQANANPKLVRKNVRVRPPRPAAKGQPPPPPIVTVSYTDEDGKKAADVVNSIMVGMVERSRLINTSRLRAIKEELTKRLPQVEQELRLAEGKLQKFTKVEGPILLAAENGSLIQGITGSQNQQRQIQFELQGIEAQIRSLQQRLGLTPDQAYASSALSADPIIANLRVQIYQIESQLAILSKDLRPVHPNIIALRKQQKAYEEQLRARAAEVIGGNGIAAPLQSGAKIRQDSSLDPARQALAQQLVTLKTQQEALVQQFQAILLQEQKLRREYATIPDKQLELSQLQQEYQLRQSLFSKMQAALVDAQAAEAETVSSLTAVKPAEVSEVVQPGQNPMMTIAIGALAGLAVGGGLIFLLGSMGGILQTMEDIRGLLTQQEVQLLGIVPYILVFDPDREGIPVLVTPDSPYLEVYERIRSSLRRTSDKPVKVLTLSSTIDQEGKSVTAYNLAIASARAGKRTLLIEADLRSPSLSKAVKVAPDPDAFIEPLRYYGTWSECVRLVPEVENLYLVPSPGPLRQPAAIIESSEFRRLIEDMRGRFDLVIIDTPALSICNDALLLEPLTDGMVLVARPGYTGESMLTEAIEQLGESEDLQLLGAIVNGADIPLPMPSVSIEPQDSLTAEAENLQSRQTKDSKKVKAKK; translated from the coding sequence ATGGCTTCACCTATTGTTAAACGCTATCTGATCGCCTTCGACCAGCACAAATGGAAGGGAGTGGCTGCCTGTATTCTCATTATGGGGGGAGCCGGTTTTGTGGCACTACAGCCAGCACCACCCAAACAATATGAAGCTCAAGGCTTACTAAGTTACACTCAGCCACCGGTGATTATTTCCAAAACAGGAAGTGATATTCAACAGCAAGCTCAGGGAATTAATGTAGACGCTCTGGCTAACGATGATGTGAAAGCAACGGCGGCGAAGCAAGCTAATGCGAATCCAAAACTGGTACGCAAGAATGTTAGGGTCAGACCGCCCAGACCCGCTGCTAAAGGGCAACCGCCTCCACCACCTATAGTGACTGTTAGCTACACAGATGAAGATGGGAAGAAAGCTGCTGATGTGGTCAATTCCATAATGGTGGGGATGGTCGAACGCAGCCGTTTGATTAACACTTCTAGACTCAGAGCGATTAAGGAGGAGCTTACTAAAAGGTTGCCCCAGGTAGAGCAGGAACTGCGATTGGCAGAAGGAAAACTGCAAAAGTTTACCAAGGTGGAAGGGCCAATTTTGTTGGCAGCCGAAAATGGCAGTTTAATTCAAGGTATTACTGGCAGCCAAAATCAGCAGCGTCAGATACAATTTGAATTGCAGGGGATCGAAGCCCAAATTCGCAGCTTGCAGCAACGCTTGGGCTTGACACCAGACCAAGCATATGCTTCCTCGGCTCTCAGTGCCGACCCGATTATTGCCAATTTGCGAGTGCAGATTTACCAAATCGAATCTCAGCTAGCTATTCTCAGCAAAGACCTGCGACCCGTACACCCCAACATAATTGCTTTACGCAAGCAACAAAAAGCTTACGAGGAACAGCTCAGAGCCAGAGCCGCCGAGGTAATTGGCGGGAACGGGATAGCAGCACCGCTCCAAAGTGGCGCGAAAATCCGTCAAGATAGCAGTCTCGATCCGGCTCGACAAGCCTTAGCACAACAGCTCGTAACTTTAAAGACGCAACAAGAAGCATTGGTGCAGCAGTTTCAGGCGATTCTCCTACAAGAGCAGAAGTTAAGGCGAGAATACGCTACTATTCCCGATAAGCAACTAGAATTATCGCAATTACAGCAGGAATACCAGCTCAGACAAAGCCTCTTCAGCAAAATGCAGGCGGCTTTAGTGGATGCACAAGCCGCAGAAGCAGAAACTGTGAGCAGCTTGACTGCGGTCAAACCGGCAGAAGTTTCCGAAGTAGTCCAGCCCGGACAAAATCCTATGATGACGATCGCCATAGGCGCATTAGCTGGACTGGCTGTGGGCGGCGGATTAATCTTCTTGCTCGGTTCTATGGGCGGTATTTTGCAAACGATGGAAGATATTCGCGGTTTGCTGACGCAGCAAGAGGTGCAACTGCTGGGTATCGTACCTTATATTTTGGTCTTTGACCCCGATCGCGAGGGCATACCGGTTTTGGTGACGCCAGATTCGCCCTATTTGGAAGTCTACGAACGTATCCGCAGCAGTCTGCGCCGTACTAGCGATAAACCTGTGAAGGTACTTACACTCAGCAGTACGATCGACCAAGAAGGTAAAAGCGTCACCGCTTACAACTTGGCCATTGCCTCGGCTCGTGCCGGTAAGCGAACTTTGCTGATCGAAGCCGATTTGCGATCGCCATCTCTCTCTAAAGCGGTTAAGGTGGCACCCGACCCTGATGCCTTTATAGAACCCTTGCGTTACTACGGCACTTGGAGCGAGTGCGTGCGCCTCGTACCGGAAGTAGAAAATTTATACCTGGTACCGAGTCCGGGGCCGTTGCGACAACCGGCAGCTATTATTGAATCAAGCGAGTTTCGCCGCTTGATAGAGGATATGCGAGGACGATTTGACCTAGTAATAATCGATACGCCCGCTCTTAGTATATGCAATGACGCTCTATTGTTGGAGCCGCTCACAGATGGGATGGTGCTGGTAGCTCGACCGGGTTACACGGGGGAAAGTATGTTGACGGAGGCGATCGAGCAATTAGGAGAATCAGAAGACTTGCAGTTGTTGGGTGCGATCGTCAATGGCGCTGACATCCCGCTGCCGATGCCTAGCGTTAGCATAGAACCCCAAGATTCCCTGACTGCCGAAGCAGAAAATTTGCAGTCACGCCAAACCAAAGACTCCAAAAAAGTAAAAGCTAAAAAGTGA
- a CDS encoding polysaccharide biosynthesis/export family protein, with product MKGVVLRRRLIAIHLLSLHTGSTLLLTGLFWTRAQKSWGLAIAAEHSLSPISASQSQIPNSIAQSPVTIPVVPFELQNTPQRFEPSPQFGPYRIGPGDSLSVITQRFPDLSFQAAVTPEGNIVVPLLGTVSVAGLTLPEIQEKLRLGFNRYVIDPVVSVGLAGQRPVQVTITGAVSRPGFYSLPFPPRLSTAMLVANGSTDKADLRQIRVRRFLLDGSFIEQRVDLFTPLAAGDPLPDLRLEDGDAVIVPQLEVGNDATYDRTLVAKSTLAQPVINIRVLSYPNQGLGNLRLPSGSTFLDAFTAASPNLQTADINRVALIRFDPERGRAIVRELNGKRALFGDASQNMPLRDNDVIVIGRNLVGRITYALNTFTQPFRDILGFLLFFRSLSDSASDLFGPGTNNND from the coding sequence ATGAAAGGGGTTGTGTTAAGGCGACGTTTAATAGCTATTCACCTGCTCAGTCTTCACACAGGTAGCACCCTCCTGCTCACAGGCTTATTTTGGACACGCGCTCAAAAAAGCTGGGGACTGGCTATAGCGGCAGAACATTCCCTATCCCCCATTTCCGCTTCTCAATCCCAAATCCCAAATTCGATAGCCCAGTCCCCTGTAACCATACCGGTAGTTCCGTTTGAACTGCAAAACACACCTCAGCGCTTTGAACCGAGTCCCCAATTCGGCCCCTACCGGATCGGGCCGGGAGATAGCCTTTCCGTTATAACTCAACGCTTTCCAGACCTGAGCTTTCAAGCTGCTGTCACACCGGAAGGCAATATCGTCGTCCCGCTGTTGGGAACTGTCTCTGTAGCAGGTTTGACTCTGCCAGAAATTCAAGAAAAATTACGCTTAGGTTTTAATCGCTACGTGATCGACCCGGTAGTCTCCGTAGGACTGGCAGGTCAGCGTCCCGTTCAAGTGACTATTACCGGTGCCGTGTCGCGACCGGGTTTTTATAGCCTGCCGTTCCCGCCGCGCCTATCCACGGCAATGCTGGTAGCAAATGGCAGCACGGACAAAGCCGACTTGCGACAAATTCGGGTGCGTCGCTTTTTATTGGATGGCTCTTTTATCGAACAACGAGTAGATCTATTTACACCTTTGGCTGCCGGAGATCCTCTCCCAGATTTGCGTTTGGAGGATGGAGATGCAGTCATCGTGCCACAATTGGAAGTGGGAAACGACGCTACTTACGATCGCACCCTGGTAGCTAAATCGACTCTAGCCCAACCAGTCATCAATATCCGCGTTTTAAGCTATCCTAATCAAGGCTTGGGCAATCTTCGCCTTCCCAGCGGCAGTACTTTTCTGGATGCTTTCACCGCTGCCAGTCCGAATCTGCAAACAGCAGATATCAACAGGGTAGCCCTGATCCGATTCGATCCAGAAAGAGGTAGGGCAATAGTCAGGGAACTCAATGGTAAAAGAGCTTTGTTTGGGGATGCGTCTCAAAATATGCCCCTGCGAGACAACGATGTGATCGTCATCGGTCGCAATCTTGTGGGTCGAATTACTTACGCTCTGAATACTTTTACTCAACCTTTCCGAGATATTCTCGGTTTTTTGCTGTTCTTTCGCTCTCTCAGCGATAGTGCGAGCGATCTTTTTGGCCCAGGAACCAATAATAATGATTAA
- a CDS encoding cyanoexosortase B system-associated protein produces MNYLDSKLKTYNLKLSQVILLLFLLVLIALGAVPSYLKGRWAWEQPPPIPSLKQIQQLRKTGLTVPGWQTISQQNPEVSGHKWSFQNLQRDPQTQAVLMLLPQNGPKEQPQVEWVDIKGFWRWKTDNYRSAQFTATSTNNNSQTAKVEAQYFRGWNPTQTYAVLQWYAVPNGGSPDPGKWFWADQMAQWQKRRVPWVAVNIQIPIEPLGDIEKVWPIAESIGKTVQSTLMSGPFRKN; encoded by the coding sequence ATGAATTATTTGGATTCAAAACTCAAAACTTATAACTTAAAACTCTCTCAGGTCATCTTGCTCCTGTTCCTGTTAGTATTGATCGCGTTAGGAGCAGTTCCCAGTTACCTGAAAGGACGTTGGGCTTGGGAGCAACCGCCGCCAATACCTTCCCTCAAGCAAATCCAACAATTGCGGAAAACAGGACTCACTGTTCCGGGTTGGCAGACCATCTCCCAGCAAAACCCAGAAGTGAGCGGTCACAAATGGTCTTTCCAAAATCTGCAACGCGACCCACAAACTCAGGCGGTATTGATGTTACTGCCTCAAAACGGACCAAAAGAACAGCCGCAGGTAGAGTGGGTAGATATCAAAGGATTTTGGCGTTGGAAAACAGATAACTATCGATCGGCTCAGTTTACTGCCACCTCAACAAATAATAACAGTCAAACTGCCAAAGTGGAAGCTCAGTACTTCCGAGGTTGGAACCCAACGCAGACTTACGCCGTACTGCAATGGTATGCTGTTCCCAATGGAGGCAGTCCAGACCCAGGCAAATGGTTTTGGGCCGATCAAATGGCGCAGTGGCAAAAGCGTCGAGTTCCGTGGGTTGCAGTCAATATCCAAATACCCATCGAACCTTTGGGTGACATCGAAAAAGTTTGGCCTATAGCTGAGTCGATCGGCAAAACTGTTCAATCCACTTTAATGTCAGGGCCATTTCGCAAAAATTAA
- the crtB gene encoding cyanoexosortase B codes for MQVGLKIPKTLEPHLLSGAILAFLTILYAPLLLHWYDGWLHKNIGIVHEYFSHGLIGLPFATYIAWTNRKLWRRLPDKADPIGAGLLVMGGIFYLSGLNDWVNLSFPVVLTGLCLWLKGFPGFKLQAFPLLLVLLASPTSVPYLIEPYALPLQSFIAGVAGFILSQFGVNVTVEEINLYVGGQIVEVAPHCAGLKMLFTSLYVGLMLLFWTGALRSRTKTILFLLSAALLSVIANIIRNALLTFFHGTGNQQAFEWLHESWGGDFYSACLLGLLVVLINLMEKYFPTDLDESEQPQVEEL; via the coding sequence ATGCAAGTAGGATTAAAAATTCCCAAAACCTTAGAGCCACATCTACTCAGTGGCGCTATACTAGCTTTTCTGACAATTTTGTACGCACCTTTACTATTGCATTGGTATGATGGCTGGCTGCACAAAAATATCGGCATCGTACACGAATATTTCAGCCACGGATTAATCGGTCTACCCTTTGCCACTTATATCGCTTGGACAAATAGAAAGCTGTGGCGTCGCTTACCAGATAAAGCAGATCCCATAGGTGCCGGTTTGTTAGTTATGGGAGGAATATTTTATCTGAGTGGCTTAAACGACTGGGTAAATTTATCATTCCCAGTCGTGCTAACCGGACTCTGCTTGTGGTTAAAAGGATTTCCCGGTTTCAAATTGCAAGCTTTTCCCTTGTTGTTGGTATTGCTGGCATCGCCAACATCAGTACCGTATCTGATCGAACCCTATGCCTTACCTTTACAAAGTTTTATTGCTGGAGTAGCTGGGTTTATTTTGAGTCAATTTGGCGTCAACGTCACGGTAGAGGAGATCAACTTATACGTTGGCGGACAAATTGTGGAGGTAGCGCCGCACTGTGCCGGCCTGAAAATGCTATTCACCAGTCTCTACGTAGGCTTGATGTTGCTTTTCTGGACTGGAGCATTGCGATCGCGCACGAAAACAATTCTATTCTTATTGAGTGCCGCATTGCTCAGCGTCATTGCCAACATCATTCGCAATGCCTTGCTGACCTTCTTTCACGGTACTGGCAATCAGCAAGCCTTTGAATGGCTGCACGAAAGTTGGGGCGGTGACTTTTATTCTGCTTGTTTGCTGGGATTATTGGTTGTGCTAATCAATTTAATGGAAAAATATTTTCCCACCGACCTCGATGAAAGCGAACAGCCTCAAGTTGAGGAATTATGA